The following proteins come from a genomic window of Nicotiana tomentosiformis chromosome 12, ASM39032v3, whole genome shotgun sequence:
- the LOC138902542 gene encoding uncharacterized protein, producing MHCNASRIVLGAVLVQDGRVIAYASRQLKLHEKNYPIHDLELATIGHALKIWRHYLKGLLCAVYTDHRSLQHLFKQKDLNLWQWRWLEFLKNYDINILYHLRKANMVADALSRKAESLGSLAYLPAAERPLAFDVQALDNQLVRLDVSKPGQFLACVVSRFSFYDRIRELQYDDPHLLVLKDTVHHGDAKEVYIGYDGMLRMQGRLSVPNVDELHKSSKKAIEYLKKEFEMKVLGKTKLCIGLKIEHLADGIFIHQSAYTERVLKYFYMDKVHPLSTPMDVRSIEVNKDLF from the exons ATGCACTGTAATGCATCGCGTATTGTCCTTGGCGCAGTGTTggtgcaagatggtagggtgattgcctatgcgtctaggcAGTTGAAattgcatgagaagaattatcctatccacgacctggAATTAGCAACTATTggtcatgccttgaagatttggcgacactatttgAAAGGTCTCCTTTGTgcggtctataccgaccaccggagtctacaacatctgttcaaacagaaggaccTTAACTTGtggcagtggagatggttagaATTTCTTAAGAACTATGATATCAACATTCTATATCATCtcaggaaggccaatatggtagctgatgccttgagtcgaaaggcggagagtttgggtagtttagcatatctaccggcagcagagaggccattagcattcgatgttcaggccttggacaaccagcttgttagattggatgtttcaaagCCGGGTCAATTTCTAgcctgcgtggtttctcggttttCTTtctatgatcgcatcagagagctccagtatgatgacccccatttgcttgtccttaaggacacggtacatcacggcgatgccaaggaggtttataTCGGATATGATGGcatgttgcggatgcagggccgattatctgtgcctaatgtggatg aACTTCACAAGAGCTccaaaaaggcaattgaatatcttaagaaagaatttgagatgaaagttCTTGGAAAAACAAAACTTTGTATTGGTCTgaaaattgaacatttagcagacgggatctttatccatcaatctgcctatacagaaagggtcttaaaatacttttacatggacaaagtgcacccattgagtacaccaatggatGTTCGATCAattgaagtgaataaagatttgttctga